A stretch of the Ensifer sp. PDNC004 genome encodes the following:
- the ccmB gene encoding heme exporter protein CcmB — protein MIALFFRDLKLSIRAGGGAMIGVLFFMTVVAVIPFGVGPDLNLLSRIGPAILWIGALLASLLGLDRLFQAERDDGSLDLMLMQETPLLATVFVKCAAHWAATGLPLVIASPLLGLFMNMSEIAIGATMLTLLIGTPAITFIGAVGAAVAVSLPRGGLLVSILVLPLAIPVLIFGVSAVYAAIEDPAPFLPPLMILAAITLFFAVIGPVAAAAALRHASD, from the coding sequence ATGATCGCGCTCTTCTTCCGCGATCTCAAGCTGTCGATCCGCGCCGGCGGCGGGGCGATGATCGGCGTGCTCTTTTTCATGACGGTGGTGGCGGTCATTCCCTTCGGCGTCGGTCCGGACCTGAACCTGCTTTCGCGCATCGGACCCGCCATTCTCTGGATTGGGGCGCTGCTCGCCTCGCTGCTCGGACTCGACCGGCTGTTCCAGGCCGAGCGCGACGACGGCTCGCTCGACCTGATGCTGATGCAGGAAACGCCGCTGCTTGCCACCGTCTTCGTCAAATGCGCGGCCCATTGGGCGGCGACCGGCCTGCCGCTGGTGATCGCCTCGCCGTTGCTCGGGCTCTTCATGAACATGAGCGAGATCGCCATCGGCGCCACCATGCTGACGCTTCTGATCGGCACGCCGGCGATCACCTTCATCGGTGCAGTGGGTGCTGCCGTTGCCGTGTCGCTGCCGCGTGGGGGGCTGCTGGTATCGATCCTGGTGCTGCCGCTGGCGATCCCGGTGCTGATCTTCGGTGTCAGCGCCGTCTATGCGGCGATCGAGGATCCGGCCCCGTTCCTGCCGCCATTGATGATCCTTGCGGCGATCACCCTGTTCTTCGCCGTCATCGGCCCGGTCGCCGCCGCTGCCGCCCTTCGGCACGCGTCCGATTGA
- a CDS encoding DUF2585 domain-containing protein, with product MLEENDSRNRHALLWLAACLAVLVIQIITQHLMGRLWICECGYVKLFEPVAKSSGNSQHIADWYTPSHIIHGFLFYGLGHLLLRGRPLTAKLFLGTVIESAWEIAENTPMVINRYRSATISLDYFGDSILNSTMDTLAMAAGFLFAARMPVWLTVTVAIVFELFTGWLIRDNLTLNVLMLVWPLDAVRDWQAGI from the coding sequence ATGCTCGAGGAGAATGACAGCCGCAATCGGCACGCACTCCTCTGGCTCGCCGCCTGTCTTGCTGTTCTCGTCATCCAGATCATCACCCAGCATCTGATGGGTCGTCTCTGGATCTGCGAATGCGGCTACGTCAAACTGTTCGAGCCGGTCGCCAAATCCAGCGGCAACTCTCAGCACATCGCCGACTGGTACACGCCGTCGCACATCATCCACGGCTTCCTGTTCTACGGCCTCGGCCATCTGCTCCTGCGCGGCAGGCCGCTGACGGCAAAACTCTTCCTTGGGACCGTGATCGAATCCGCCTGGGAGATCGCCGAAAACACGCCGATGGTGATCAACCGCTACCGCTCGGCAACGATCTCGCTCGACTATTTCGGCGACAGCATCCTGAATTCGACGATGGATACGCTGGCCATGGCGGCCGGCTTCCTGTTTGCCGCCCGCATGCCGGTCTGGCTGACCGTGACGGTCGCCATCGTCTTCGAGCTCTTCACCGGCTGGCTGATCCGAGACAACCTCACGCTCAACGTGCTGATGCTCGTCTGGCCGTTGGATGCGGTCCGGGATTGGCAGGCAGGGATCTAG
- the ftsY gene encoding signal recognition particle-docking protein FtsY, producing MAMGFIKRIFTFGKGAVEETKPPEGVPEETIVSAPEAEQPSPPSTESPEAAAPVVQAEVEESSEAAFEPPVEIETLPLSDSDPVLEAEIETAGGPASDDAEELARDDAAPVEAEVTPAETETEIPRSVSSGHLPHKKGEPTEAEAAAEEAVAATETAEPVASESPATEEDTLAAAHAETIENTADTLPADANDVEVEATTETLASELESEPSAISPPVEEMPDRAEGDEAAAAALRESVETAETDTAGAAETPSTETTEAEPTAASALPKGFSASERKPKEEPVAAPKEKLSWYQRLRRGLARTSSQLTGQIASLFTKRKLDEATLQDLEDLLIQADLGVETAMRITDTLASERYGKDVSGEDVSRIMAGEITKVLSPVAKPLELDLSHKPHVILVVGVNGTGKTTTIGKLAAKLSGAGLKVMLAAGDTFRAAAIEQLKIWAERTNSEIVSSKLGADAAGLAYEAFQQAREKKSDVLIIDTAGRLQNKAELMAELEKIVRVLGKLDPDAPHTVLQTLDATTGQNALQQVEIFRNVAGVSGLIMTKLDGTARGGILVAISAKHKLPVYFIGVGEGIDDLEPFEAKDFAEAIAGVAA from the coding sequence ATGGCAATGGGTTTCATCAAGAGGATCTTCACCTTCGGCAAGGGCGCGGTGGAGGAAACGAAGCCGCCGGAAGGTGTGCCGGAGGAGACCATCGTCTCTGCGCCCGAAGCGGAACAGCCGTCTCCGCCGTCCACGGAAAGTCCCGAAGCGGCCGCCCCCGTCGTTCAGGCAGAGGTCGAAGAGAGCTCGGAAGCTGCTTTCGAACCGCCCGTCGAGATCGAGACCTTGCCACTCTCCGACAGCGATCCTGTGCTGGAAGCCGAGATCGAGACCGCCGGCGGCCCGGCTTCGGATGATGCCGAGGAACTGGCGCGTGACGATGCCGCCCCGGTCGAGGCTGAGGTAACACCAGCCGAGACCGAGACCGAGATACCCCGCTCTGTTTCTTCGGGACATCTCCCCCACAAGAAGGGAGAGCCGACGGAGGCCGAGGCTGCGGCAGAAGAAGCGGTAGCAGCTACCGAGACTGCGGAACCAGTTGCCAGCGAAAGCCCGGCAACCGAGGAAGACACGCTCGCAGCCGCTCACGCGGAGACCATCGAAAACACCGCGGACACGTTGCCAGCCGACGCCAACGATGTCGAAGTGGAAGCAACGACCGAAACGCTCGCTTCCGAGCTCGAGAGCGAGCCCAGCGCAATCTCCCCCCCTGTCGAGGAGATGCCCGACAGGGCAGAGGGGGATGAAGCCGCAGCCGCAGCGCTCCGCGAGAGCGTCGAGACCGCGGAGACCGACACGGCAGGAGCGGCCGAAACCCCATCGACCGAGACAACCGAGGCCGAGCCCACTGCCGCCTCCGCTCTCCCCAAAGGCTTCTCGGCCAGCGAGCGCAAGCCCAAGGAAGAACCCGTCGCCGCGCCGAAGGAAAAGCTCAGCTGGTACCAGCGCCTGCGCCGCGGCCTTGCGCGCACCTCGTCGCAACTGACCGGCCAGATCGCCAGCCTGTTCACCAAGCGCAAGCTCGACGAAGCGACGTTGCAGGACCTCGAAGACCTGCTGATCCAGGCCGACCTCGGCGTCGAAACCGCGATGCGCATCACCGACACGCTCGCCTCGGAACGCTACGGCAAGGATGTCTCGGGCGAGGACGTTTCGCGCATCATGGCCGGCGAGATCACCAAGGTGCTTTCGCCCGTCGCCAAGCCGCTGGAACTCGATCTCAGCCACAAGCCGCACGTCATCCTTGTGGTCGGCGTCAACGGCACCGGCAAGACCACGACGATCGGCAAGCTCGCCGCCAAGCTTTCCGGCGCGGGCCTGAAGGTCATGCTCGCCGCCGGCGACACCTTCCGGGCCGCCGCGATCGAGCAGCTGAAGATCTGGGCCGAGCGCACCAACTCCGAAATCGTTTCCTCCAAACTCGGCGCCGACGCCGCTGGCCTCGCCTATGAAGCCTTCCAGCAGGCGCGCGAGAAGAAGTCCGACGTGCTGATCATCGACACGGCCGGCCGCCTGCAGAACAAGGCGGAGCTGATGGCCGAACTCGAAAAGATCGTGCGCGTGCTCGGCAAGCTCGATCCGGATGCGCCGCACACCGTGCTGCAGACGCTCGACGCCACCACCGGCCAGAACGCGCTGCAGCAGGTCGAGATCTTCCGCAACGTCGCCGGCGTCAGTGGACTGATCATGACCAAGCTGGACGGCACGGCGCGCGGCGGCATCCTCGTGGCCATCTCTGCCAAGCACAAGCTGCCGGTCTATTTCATCGGTGTCGGCGAAGGCATCGACGATCTCGAACCCTTCGAAGCCAAGGATTTTGCCGAGGCGATCGCCGGCGTTGCCGCCTGA
- the acnA gene encoding aconitate hydratase AcnA has protein sequence MSKSLDSFNCRSTLTVNGVDYVYYSLPKAEANGLAGVSKLPYSMKVLLENLLRNEDGRSVTKKDIENIAAWLNDKGTAENEIAYRPARVLMQDFTGVPAVVDLAAMRDAMVSLGGDPEKINPLVPVDLVIDHSVIVDEFGTPNAFARNVELEYERNGERYRFLKWGQQAFKNFRVVPPGTGICHQVNLEYLGQTVWTREEDGEITAYPDTCVGTDSHTTMINGLGVLGWGVGGIEAEAAMLGQPVSMLLPEVIGFKLTGKLKEGVTATDLVLMVVQMLRKKGVVSKFVEFFGPGLDNMTLADRATIGNMGPEYGATCGFFPVDSETINYLTMSGREESRIALVEAYSKAQGMWRDGDGSELVFTDTLELDLGDVVPAMAGPKRPEGRIPLENIASGFATALEGDYKKPGQLSNRYAVEGTDFDLGHGDVAIAAITSCTNTSNPSVLIAAGLLARNAVAKGLKSKPWVKTSLAPGSQVVGEYLAKSGLQKDLDALGFNLVGFGCTTCIGNSGPLPAPISKTINDKGLIAAGVLSGNRNFEGRISPDVQANYLASPPLVVAYALAGSVQKDLTSEPLGEDKDGKPVFLKDIWPTSKEIQEFIFKYVTRELYATKYADVFKGDENWQAVQVPPGQTYAWDDGSTYVQNPPYFVGMGKSGSGISDIKGARVLGLFGDKITTDHISPAGSIKAASPAGAYLIGHGVGVADFNQYGTRRGNHEVMMRGTFANIRIRNHMLGPNGKEGGYTIHYPSKEEMSIYDAAMQYKEEGVPLVIFAGVEYGNGSSRDWAAKGTNLLGVKAVIAQSFERIHRSNLVGMGVIPFVFEEGTTWESLGLKGDEIVTIENLANVQPREKRVAKVTYGDGSVKDVPLVCRIDTLDEVTYVNNGGILQTVLRDLAA, from the coding sequence GTGTCCAAGTCCCTAGATAGCTTCAATTGTCGCTCCACGCTCACCGTCAACGGTGTGGACTACGTCTATTACAGCCTGCCCAAGGCTGAGGCGAACGGTCTCGCCGGCGTATCCAAGCTTCCCTACTCGATGAAGGTTCTGCTCGAGAACCTGCTGCGCAACGAAGATGGCCGCTCCGTCACCAAGAAGGACATCGAGAACATTGCCGCCTGGCTCAACGACAAGGGCACGGCTGAAAACGAGATCGCCTACCGTCCGGCCCGCGTGCTGATGCAGGACTTCACCGGCGTTCCGGCCGTCGTCGACCTCGCCGCGATGCGCGACGCCATGGTCTCGCTCGGCGGCGACCCGGAGAAGATCAACCCGCTCGTTCCCGTCGACCTCGTCATCGACCACTCGGTCATCGTCGACGAATTCGGCACGCCGAACGCCTTTGCCCGCAACGTCGAACTCGAATACGAGCGCAACGGCGAGCGCTACCGCTTCCTGAAGTGGGGCCAGCAGGCATTCAAGAACTTCCGCGTCGTGCCTCCGGGCACCGGCATCTGTCACCAGGTCAATCTGGAGTATCTGGGCCAGACCGTCTGGACCCGTGAAGAAGATGGCGAGATCACCGCCTACCCGGATACCTGCGTCGGCACCGACAGCCACACCACCATGATCAACGGTCTCGGCGTTCTCGGCTGGGGCGTCGGCGGTATCGAGGCGGAAGCCGCGATGCTCGGCCAGCCGGTCTCCATGCTTCTGCCCGAGGTCATCGGCTTCAAGCTGACCGGCAAGCTCAAGGAAGGCGTTACCGCGACCGACCTCGTGCTCATGGTCGTCCAGATGCTGCGCAAGAAGGGCGTTGTCTCGAAGTTCGTCGAATTCTTCGGCCCGGGCCTCGACAACATGACGCTCGCCGACCGCGCCACCATCGGCAACATGGGCCCGGAATACGGCGCGACCTGCGGCTTCTTCCCGGTCGACAGCGAAACCATCAACTACCTCACCATGTCCGGCCGCGAAGAGAGCCGCATCGCTCTCGTCGAAGCCTATTCCAAGGCGCAGGGCATGTGGCGCGACGGTGACGGTTCCGAGCTCGTCTTCACCGACACGCTCGAACTCGACCTCGGCGACGTCGTTCCGGCCATGGCTGGTCCTAAGCGTCCGGAAGGCCGCATCCCGCTCGAAAACATCGCCTCGGGCTTCGCCACCGCACTTGAAGGCGACTACAAGAAGCCGGGCCAGCTTTCGAACCGCTACGCCGTCGAAGGCACCGATTTCGATCTCGGCCATGGCGACGTTGCCATCGCTGCGATCACGTCGTGCACCAACACCTCCAACCCGTCGGTCCTGATCGCTGCCGGCCTTCTCGCCCGCAACGCGGTCGCCAAGGGCCTGAAGTCCAAGCCGTGGGTCAAAACCTCGCTCGCACCGGGATCGCAGGTCGTCGGCGAATACCTCGCCAAGTCTGGCCTGCAGAAGGACCTCGACGCGCTCGGCTTCAACCTCGTCGGCTTCGGCTGCACGACCTGCATCGGCAACTCCGGCCCGCTGCCGGCGCCGATCTCGAAGACGATCAACGACAAGGGCCTGATCGCCGCCGGCGTTCTCTCGGGCAACCGTAACTTCGAAGGCCGTATCTCGCCGGACGTCCAGGCGAACTACCTCGCCTCGCCGCCGCTCGTCGTCGCCTACGCGCTTGCAGGTTCCGTCCAGAAGGACCTGACCAGCGAGCCGCTCGGCGAAGACAAGGACGGCAAGCCGGTCTTCCTCAAGGACATCTGGCCGACCTCCAAGGAAATCCAGGAGTTCATCTTCAAGTACGTCACCCGCGAACTCTACGCGACCAAGTACGCCGACGTGTTCAAGGGCGACGAAAACTGGCAGGCCGTTCAGGTTCCTCCGGGCCAGACCTACGCCTGGGACGATGGTTCGACCTACGTCCAGAACCCGCCCTACTTCGTCGGCATGGGCAAGTCCGGTTCGGGCATCTCCGACATCAAGGGCGCCCGCGTGCTTGGTCTCTTCGGCGACAAGATCACCACCGACCACATTTCGCCGGCCGGTTCGATCAAGGCTGCCTCGCCGGCTGGTGCCTACCTCATCGGTCATGGCGTCGGCGTTGCCGACTTCAACCAGTACGGTACGCGTCGTGGCAACCATGAGGTGATGATGCGCGGCACGTTTGCCAACATCCGCATCCGCAACCACATGCTCGGCCCGAACGGCAAGGAAGGTGGCTACACCATCCACTATCCGTCGAAGGAAGAGATGTCGATCTACGACGCCGCCATGCAGTACAAGGAAGAGGGCGTTCCGCTCGTCATCTTCGCCGGCGTCGAATACGGCAACGGCTCGTCGCGCGACTGGGCTGCCAAGGGCACCAACCTGCTCGGCGTCAAGGCCGTCATTGCGCAGTCCTTCGAGCGTATCCACCGCTCGAACCTCGTCGGCATGGGCGTCATTCCCTTCGTCTTCGAGGAAGGCACGACCTGGGAATCGCTGGGCCTCAAGGGCGATGAGATCGTCACCATCGAAAACCTCGCCAACGTACAGCCGCGCGAAAAGCGCGTTGCCAAGGTCACCTATGGCGACGGCAGCGTGAAGGACGTGCCGCTGGTCTGCCGTATCGATACGCTCGATGAAGTGACCTACGTCAACAACGGCGGCATCCTGCAGACGGTTCTGCGCGACCTCGCCGCTTAA
- the ccmD gene encoding heme exporter protein CcmD yields the protein MMSHAAYVFTSYGIATLTVLGLIAWVVLDGRARRRELAELEASGIRRRSAGQGPGETP from the coding sequence ATGATGAGCCACGCCGCCTACGTCTTTACGAGCTACGGGATTGCGACGCTGACGGTGCTCGGGCTGATCGCCTGGGTCGTCCTCGACGGTCGCGCCCGCCGTCGCGAACTGGCTGAACTCGAGGCTTCCGGCATTCGCCGACGCTCGGCCGGTCAGGGCCCGGGAGAAACGCCATGA
- a CDS encoding septation protein A: MSSIEASKPQKEVSPLLKMVLELGPLMVFFFANSRGEWLAGHFPALAELGGPIFIATGLFMAATAIALAVSWVLTRTLPMMPLISGIVVFVFGALTLWLQNDTFIKMKPTIVNTLFGAILLGGLLFGKSLLGYVFHSAFKLDEAGWRKLTLRWGVFFLFLAVLNEVVWRSFSTDFWVAFKVWGTMPITILFTLAQMPLIMKHSLDQENAE; the protein is encoded by the coding sequence ATGTCGTCGATCGAGGCTTCCAAGCCGCAGAAGGAAGTCAGCCCCTTGCTCAAGATGGTGCTGGAGCTTGGGCCGCTGATGGTCTTCTTCTTTGCCAACTCGCGCGGCGAATGGCTGGCCGGGCATTTTCCGGCGCTTGCCGAGCTCGGCGGTCCGATCTTCATCGCCACCGGCCTCTTCATGGCCGCGACCGCGATCGCGCTTGCCGTCTCCTGGGTGCTGACCCGCACCCTGCCGATGATGCCGCTGATTTCGGGCATCGTCGTCTTCGTCTTCGGCGCGCTGACGCTCTGGCTGCAGAACGACACCTTCATCAAGATGAAGCCGACGATCGTCAACACGCTGTTCGGCGCGATCCTGCTCGGCGGCCTGCTGTTCGGCAAGTCGCTGCTCGGCTACGTCTTCCACTCCGCCTTCAAGCTCGACGAGGCCGGCTGGCGCAAGCTGACGCTGCGCTGGGGCGTGTTCTTCCTGTTCCTGGCTGTGCTCAACGAAGTGGTCTGGCGCTCGTTCTCGACCGATTTCTGGGTCGCCTTCAAGGTCTGGGGCACGATGCCGATCACCATTCTGTTCACGCTCGCCCAGATGCCGCTGATCATGAAGCACTCGCTTGACCAGGAGAACGCCGAGTGA
- the ccmA gene encoding heme ABC exporter ATP-binding protein CcmA yields MRLMAEGLSAKRGEDLIFNDISFVLGAFEALVVTGPNGSGKSTLLRVLAGLLRPESGHLKLENAPPEIAHPSEISHYLGHRNAMKRELTVAENLSFWRDFMGDSPGGKGATLTEAVEAVGLPDIAHLPFGYLSAGQQRRMAMAKLLIAYRPIWILDEPTAALDAGADRLFADLVKAHLGKGGIVIAATHQPLGLDRTKELHMTGFEHLAGDHWHDA; encoded by the coding sequence ATGCGCCTCATGGCTGAAGGGTTGAGCGCGAAGCGCGGTGAGGATCTGATTTTTAACGATATTTCCTTTGTTCTCGGCGCCTTCGAAGCCCTTGTCGTGACAGGCCCGAACGGGTCGGGAAAGTCGACTTTGCTGCGGGTTCTGGCGGGGTTGTTGAGGCCCGAAAGCGGGCATCTGAAACTTGAGAATGCCCCCCCGGAAATAGCCCATCCATCCGAGATCAGCCACTATCTCGGACACCGCAACGCGATGAAGCGCGAACTGACCGTCGCGGAAAATCTCTCCTTCTGGCGGGACTTCATGGGTGATTCACCAGGAGGGAAGGGCGCGACGCTCACCGAGGCCGTCGAAGCGGTCGGCTTGCCGGATATCGCTCATCTGCCCTTCGGCTATCTCTCGGCCGGACAGCAGCGGCGCATGGCGATGGCGAAGCTGCTCATTGCCTATCGGCCGATCTGGATCCTCGACGAGCCGACAGCAGCCCTTGACGCCGGCGCCGACCGGCTGTTTGCCGACCTGGTGAAGGCGCATCTTGGCAAGGGCGGCATCGTCATTGCGGCGACCCACCAGCCGCTCGGGCTCGACCGCACGAAGGAACTGCACATGACGGGGTTCGAGCATCTGGCGGGAGACCACTGGCATGATGCATAG
- a CDS encoding DsbE family thiol:disulfide interchange protein yields the protein MRNIPAPRGEERKPGPMRFVLAALPLIIFAGLAAIFWSQLNSGKDVSEIPSALIGTKAPKLDMPVLEGATRDGQPMPALTDQAIKGKLTLVNVWASWCVPCRQEHPFILELSKDPRLTVVGINYKDQNENALRFLGELGNPFSAIGVDPRGKAAIDWGVYGIPESYLVGADGTILYKRVGPFDENSVKTGLLPAIEKATAGS from the coding sequence ATGAGAAACATCCCCGCTCCGCGCGGAGAGGAGCGCAAGCCCGGGCCGATGCGCTTCGTGCTGGCGGCGTTGCCGCTGATCATCTTCGCCGGGCTTGCAGCGATCTTCTGGAGCCAGCTCAACTCCGGCAAGGACGTGAGCGAAATCCCCTCGGCGCTGATCGGCACCAAGGCCCCGAAGCTCGACATGCCGGTGCTCGAAGGCGCGACCCGTGACGGCCAGCCGATGCCGGCTTTGACCGATCAGGCGATCAAGGGCAAGCTGACGCTCGTCAACGTCTGGGCCTCCTGGTGTGTGCCGTGCCGGCAGGAGCACCCCTTTATCCTGGAACTGTCGAAGGATCCGCGGCTGACCGTCGTCGGCATCAACTACAAGGACCAGAACGAAAACGCGCTCAGGTTCCTCGGTGAGCTCGGCAATCCCTTCTCAGCCATCGGCGTCGATCCGCGCGGCAAGGCGGCGATCGACTGGGGCGTCTACGGTATTCCGGAGTCCTATCTCGTCGGCGCTGACGGCACGATCCTCTACAAGCGCGTCGGCCCGTTCGACGAAAACAGCGTGAAAACCGGTCTGCTGCCGGCGATCGAGAAGGCGACTGCGGGTTCGTAA
- the mtaB gene encoding tRNA (N(6)-L-threonylcarbamoyladenosine(37)-C(2))-methylthiotransferase MtaB yields the protein MSGVEVITFGCRLNTYESEVMRAEAEKAGLNNAILVNTCAVTGEAVRQARQAIRRARRDNPHARIIVTGCAAQTEKETFAEMAEVDAVLGNEEKLKSASYRSLPDFGVSAEEKLRVNDIMSVRATAPQMVKHIDGHVRAFIQVQNGCDHRCTFCIIPYGRGNSRSVPMGAVVDQARRLVETGYCEIVLTGVDATSYGADLPGTPTLGMLAKTLLKQVPEIRRLRLSSIDGIEADKHLFDLIADEARFMPHLHLSLQHGDDLILKRMKRRHSSADARAFSDQVRRLRPEISLGADMIAGFPTETEEMFENAARLAGDCGIAHLHVFPYSPRPGTPAARMPQLDRGLVKDRAARLRAVGAMLYAHHLDGMVGSEQTILVENNGLAHTQNFTLVDAVGLTPRALVPVSITGHNGKHLTMQVKQMAAA from the coding sequence TTGAGTGGCGTCGAGGTCATAACCTTCGGTTGCCGTCTCAATACCTACGAATCCGAAGTGATGCGGGCGGAAGCCGAGAAGGCGGGGCTGAACAACGCCATCCTCGTCAACACCTGCGCCGTCACCGGCGAGGCGGTGCGCCAGGCGCGCCAGGCGATCCGCCGCGCCCGTCGCGACAACCCGCATGCCCGCATCATCGTCACCGGCTGCGCCGCGCAGACCGAGAAGGAAACCTTTGCCGAAATGGCCGAGGTCGATGCCGTGCTCGGCAACGAGGAGAAGCTGAAGAGCGCCTCCTATCGTTCGCTGCCGGATTTCGGCGTCTCGGCGGAAGAGAAGCTGCGGGTCAACGACATCATGAGCGTGCGCGCCACAGCACCACAGATGGTCAAGCACATCGACGGCCATGTGCGTGCCTTCATCCAGGTGCAGAACGGCTGCGACCACCGCTGCACCTTCTGCATCATCCCCTATGGTCGCGGCAATTCCCGCTCCGTGCCGATGGGTGCTGTGGTCGACCAGGCGCGCAGACTGGTCGAAACGGGTTATTGCGAGATTGTGCTGACCGGCGTCGACGCGACGAGCTACGGCGCCGACCTACCGGGCACGCCGACGCTCGGGATGCTCGCCAAGACGCTCCTGAAGCAGGTACCGGAAATTCGCCGCCTGCGCCTTTCCTCGATCGACGGTATCGAGGCCGACAAGCACCTCTTCGACCTGATCGCCGACGAAGCACGCTTCATGCCGCACCTGCACCTGTCGCTGCAGCATGGCGACGATTTGATCCTGAAGCGCATGAAGCGTCGCCATTCGAGCGCCGACGCCCGCGCCTTTTCCGATCAGGTCCGCCGCCTGCGCCCGGAGATCAGCCTCGGCGCCGACATGATCGCCGGCTTCCCGACCGAAACCGAGGAGATGTTCGAAAATGCCGCGAGGCTGGCCGGGGACTGCGGGATCGCGCATCTGCACGTCTTCCCCTACAGCCCGCGTCCAGGCACGCCGGCGGCACGCATGCCGCAGCTCGACCGGGGCCTCGTCAAGGATCGTGCCGCTAGGCTTCGCGCCGTCGGCGCGATGCTCTACGCCCACCACCTCGACGGCATGGTCGGCAGCGAGCAGACGATCCTGGTCGAGAACAACGGGCTTGCCCACACACAAAACTTCACGCTCGTCGACGCGGTTGGCCTGACGCCCCGTGCGCTTGTCCCGGTCTCAATCACCGGCCACAATGGCAAGCATCTGACGATGCAGGTAAAACAAATGGCTGCGGCCTGA
- a CDS encoding heme ABC transporter permease: MSENSLAIRKFSDLANPTRFLALADRLLPWLAGLTALFFVAGLWLSFTTEGDYQQGETVRIMYVHVPAAWLSMMCYSVMALAALGTLVWRHPLADVSSRAAAPIGACFTFLALVTGSLWGKPMWGTWWVWDARLTSVFVLFLMYLGLMALNRAIDDPARSSKVSAILVLVGFVNIPIIKFSVEWWNTLHQPASVMRLDGPTIDPEFLRPLIVMAIAFTLLFFTLHIAAMRNEILRRRVIALRRLAARAAGRGARTK; the protein is encoded by the coding sequence ATGAGCGAAAACAGCCTGGCCATCCGCAAATTCAGCGATCTCGCCAACCCGACGCGGTTCCTGGCGCTGGCCGACCGTCTGCTGCCCTGGCTCGCCGGGCTGACGGCGCTGTTCTTCGTTGCCGGCCTCTGGCTTTCCTTCACGACGGAAGGCGACTACCAGCAGGGCGAGACGGTGCGCATCATGTATGTGCACGTGCCGGCCGCCTGGCTGTCGATGATGTGTTATTCGGTGATGGCGCTCGCCGCCCTCGGTACGCTCGTCTGGCGCCATCCGCTTGCCGACGTCTCCTCGCGCGCAGCAGCGCCGATCGGTGCCTGTTTCACCTTCCTGGCGCTCGTCACCGGCTCGCTCTGGGGCAAGCCGATGTGGGGCACCTGGTGGGTCTGGGACGCGCGGCTGACCTCGGTCTTCGTGCTGTTTCTCATGTATCTCGGGTTGATGGCGCTCAACCGCGCGATCGACGATCCCGCCCGGTCCTCCAAGGTTTCGGCCATTCTGGTCCTGGTCGGCTTCGTCAACATCCCGATCATCAAGTTCTCGGTCGAATGGTGGAACACGCTGCACCAGCCGGCGAGCGTCATGCGGCTCGACGGGCCGACGATCGATCCGGAGTTCCTGCGACCGCTGATCGTGATGGCGATCGCATTTACGCTGCTGTTCTTCACGCTGCACATCGCCGCCATGCGCAACGAGATCCTGCGCCGGCGCGTGATCGCGCTGAGGCGGCTTGCCGCGCGTGCGGCCGGCCGGGGAGCCCGCACGAAATGA